A window of Ignicoccus hospitalis KIN4/I contains these coding sequences:
- a CDS encoding isopentenyl phosphate kinase, translating to MIKLGGSVISNKKVPYSLNKELIGKIGNSLREYAGELVVVHGGGSFGHPKVKEIIESGHTLADKGFEVIRVMNLMTNLVVEALGQPFAPYSTPSLWDGRLNVRPLALAAKAGWVPVVQGNVVPPGRVLSGDEIVVELVKELGAERAGVATDVDGVYETWPPKGGPLKEASPCDVEAKGSEGIDVTGGMRKKLEVLEEAARYAEVCIFNGLKVVNFEKFLKGECPGTRVVPCRQG from the coding sequence GTGATAAAGTTAGGGGGCAGCGTAATAAGCAACAAGAAGGTGCCCTACAGCTTGAACAAAGAACTGATAGGGAAGATCGGCAACTCCTTGAGGGAGTACGCCGGCGAGCTGGTGGTGGTCCACGGAGGGGGGAGCTTCGGCCACCCAAAGGTTAAGGAAATAATAGAGAGCGGGCACACCCTCGCGGACAAAGGCTTTGAGGTAATAAGGGTAATGAACTTAATGACCAATTTGGTAGTCGAAGCCTTGGGCCAACCATTCGCGCCCTACTCCACCCCCTCCCTTTGGGACGGGAGGCTGAACGTTCGCCCCCTCGCGCTGGCCGCGAAGGCCGGTTGGGTCCCGGTGGTCCAGGGTAACGTAGTCCCCCCCGGAAGGGTCCTTTCGGGCGACGAGATAGTGGTCGAGCTCGTGAAGGAGTTAGGCGCCGAGAGGGCCGGCGTCGCGACAGACGTCGACGGGGTTTACGAGACGTGGCCCCCGAAAGGGGGCCCTTTGAAGGAGGCGAGCCCTTGTGACGTAGAGGCCAAGGGAAGCGAGGGCATAGACGTGACCGGAGGAATGAGAAAGAAGCTAGAAGTACTGGAAGAGGCGGCGCGCTACGCTGAGGTGTGCATCTTCAACGGCCTAAAGGTCGTCAACTTCGAGAAGTTCTTGAAGGGGGAGTGCCCGGGCACGCGGGTAGTACCTTGTCGACAAGGATGA
- a CDS encoding universal stress protein — protein MKKALVAVDGSEYSKYAVEYVSDLLNKDSWEVVVLHVIPSMEEFGIESVAPPSLVAQLLEELKENAKKIVEESAKVFQDKGFKVSTLIKEGHVGKTIVETAKELDADLIALGTRGLSGIKAIILGSVARYVANHAHCPVLVVRKKGA, from the coding sequence TTGAAGAAGGCGCTCGTCGCCGTCGATGGCTCCGAGTACAGCAAGTACGCCGTAGAGTACGTCTCCGACTTGTTGAACAAGGACTCGTGGGAGGTAGTGGTACTTCACGTCATCCCCAGCATGGAGGAGTTCGGCATAGAGAGCGTCGCGCCGCCCTCGCTGGTCGCACAGCTCCTCGAGGAACTTAAGGAGAACGCCAAGAAGATAGTGGAGGAGTCGGCGAAGGTGTTCCAAGACAAGGGCTTCAAGGTCTCGACCCTAATCAAGGAGGGCCACGTGGGCAAGACCATAGTGGAGACCGCGAAGGAGTTGGACGCAGACCTAATAGCCCTCGGCACTAGGGGCCTTAGCGGAATCAAGGCAATAATTTTGGGCAGCGTAGCCCGCTACGTAGCCAACCACGCCCACTGTCCGGTCCTCGTGGTCCGGAAGAAGGGGGCTTGA
- the glyS gene encoding glycine--tRNA ligase has product MQDKASKVADLAQRRGFYWPSWEIYGGVAGFYDLGPLGKELKNKIVELWKEKLVRPLQRMVVEMETPIITPYKVLEASGHVENFTDPVVECKSCGRKFRADHLIEEKLGIKVEGLSPEDLTKLIRENNIRCPVCGGELGEVRPFLLLFQTQIGPYEGDKGFIRPETAQGAFVNFKRVYQYMRERLPFGIAQIGRVGRNEISPRQGLLRLREFTIAEIEFFIDPLDPGEPPLDYDAKLRLLPWELAKEGRKEPVEVTVREALEKGWIINKWMAYWMLKAKELLNELGVPDENQYFEEKGPEERAHYSSQTYDQLVKTERYGWMEVSGHAYRGDYDLSRHIKFSGKDLYAFRKYKEPKVVKVKVVKWNAKEIGIRLKAKAKQVIEELKRMNPEEVEKSLEEKGYVEVAGERLERGLVWVEEAEEKVTGERFVPHVVEPSFGVERLLYVTLEYALKEREGRLVLSLPRRLAPIEAVVLPLLEEKPLVEKAKEVWKLLADAGFRVEYDEKGSIGRRYARYDEVGVPAAITVDFQTLEDNTVTLRDRDTWKQVRVRVEELPGKLRAFLNGFPIEELGEPVSAGPQ; this is encoded by the coding sequence TTGCAAGACAAGGCCTCGAAGGTGGCCGACCTAGCCCAGAGGAGGGGCTTCTACTGGCCCTCTTGGGAGATCTACGGCGGCGTGGCCGGCTTCTACGACCTGGGTCCTTTGGGCAAGGAACTGAAGAACAAGATTGTTGAGTTGTGGAAGGAGAAGCTGGTAAGGCCCCTTCAAAGGATGGTAGTAGAAATGGAGACCCCAATAATCACGCCCTACAAGGTGTTGGAGGCGTCCGGGCACGTCGAGAACTTCACCGACCCGGTGGTGGAGTGTAAGTCGTGCGGGAGGAAGTTCCGCGCCGACCACTTGATAGAGGAAAAGCTGGGGATAAAGGTAGAAGGCCTCAGCCCCGAGGACTTAACCAAACTCATTAGAGAGAATAACATAAGGTGTCCGGTGTGCGGCGGCGAGTTGGGGGAGGTCCGCCCGTTCTTGCTGCTCTTCCAGACCCAGATAGGCCCTTACGAAGGCGACAAGGGCTTCATAAGGCCGGAGACCGCCCAAGGCGCCTTCGTCAACTTCAAGCGCGTATACCAATACATGAGGGAGAGGCTCCCCTTCGGGATAGCGCAGATAGGCAGAGTAGGGAGGAACGAGATATCTCCCCGTCAAGGGTTGTTGAGGCTTAGGGAGTTCACAATAGCTGAGATAGAGTTCTTCATCGACCCCTTGGACCCCGGCGAACCTCCGTTGGACTACGACGCCAAGCTGAGGCTCCTGCCTTGGGAGCTAGCTAAGGAGGGGAGGAAAGAGCCCGTGGAGGTGACGGTCAGAGAAGCCTTGGAGAAGGGATGGATAATAAACAAGTGGATGGCTTATTGGATGTTGAAGGCCAAGGAGCTGTTAAACGAGTTGGGCGTACCCGACGAGAACCAGTACTTCGAGGAGAAAGGGCCGGAGGAGAGGGCCCACTACTCCTCCCAGACGTACGACCAGTTGGTGAAGACTGAACGCTACGGCTGGATGGAGGTCAGCGGCCACGCCTACCGGGGCGACTACGACTTAAGTAGGCACATAAAGTTCAGCGGCAAGGATCTGTACGCCTTCAGGAAGTACAAGGAGCCTAAGGTCGTTAAGGTAAAGGTAGTGAAGTGGAACGCAAAAGAAATAGGTATAAGGTTGAAGGCCAAGGCGAAGCAAGTGATAGAGGAGCTGAAGAGGATGAACCCCGAAGAGGTGGAGAAGAGCTTGGAGGAGAAGGGCTACGTCGAGGTGGCGGGCGAGAGGTTGGAAAGGGGCTTGGTGTGGGTAGAGGAGGCGGAGGAGAAGGTGACCGGAGAGCGCTTCGTGCCCCACGTCGTGGAGCCCTCCTTCGGCGTGGAGAGGTTGTTGTACGTCACCTTAGAGTACGCCTTGAAGGAGAGGGAGGGGAGGCTAGTGCTGAGCTTGCCCCGGAGGCTAGCTCCAATAGAAGCGGTGGTGCTGCCGCTCTTAGAAGAGAAGCCGTTGGTCGAGAAGGCCAAGGAGGTCTGGAAGCTCTTGGCCGACGCGGGCTTCCGCGTGGAGTACGACGAGAAGGGTTCGATAGGGCGGAGGTACGCGAGGTACGACGAGGTGGGCGTGCCGGCGGCCATAACGGTGGACTTCCAGACCCTTGAGGACAACACCGTAACGCTGAGGGACAGGGACACGTGGAAGCAAGTACGCGTAAGGGTCGAGGAGCTCCCGGGGAAGCTGAGGGCCTTCTTGAACGGCTTCCCTATAGAGGAGCTCGGGGAGCCCGTCTCGGCCGGGCCCCAATGA
- a CDS encoding AAA family ATPase, translating to MVNLLKLLRLIFMRKKVSTNIDLEAVKKERVTVPNAIGNSSPKGGIGKTTIQLESGVQLVLRGREVVFIDWDIMSPRLSLRLLKELKEGPSLVKVLIGMMDITEAVRDTVISGRRGSVTVHLVPAVTEDDVPDNINRLLEEMNETSKVIKIVNKMKGSVEKLAKEYDVVFNDYPVPSWATYYTYQHLLSTTSSWINLLSDSNPNMVQLIAQLHQRYTKNIPVLGTIINMVRPTPEEFNKAKEYALELCKEVNGRVAMAIPFDGKLYDVFAESLASPASLNYPQSPAPRSP from the coding sequence GTGGTAAACTTGCTGAAGTTACTGAGGCTCATATTCATGCGTAAAAAGGTCAGTACCAACATTGATCTAGAGGCTGTCAAGAAGGAGAGGGTAACTGTACCTAACGCGATAGGCAACTCGTCCCCTAAGGGAGGCATCGGTAAGACCACTATACAGCTGGAGAGCGGCGTTCAGCTCGTGCTAAGGGGCAGAGAGGTGGTCTTCATCGACTGGGACATCATGAGCCCGCGACTCTCCTTGAGGTTGTTGAAGGAACTAAAGGAGGGCCCGAGCTTGGTGAAAGTACTAATAGGTATGATGGATATAACCGAGGCAGTTAGGGATACCGTAATCAGCGGTAGGAGGGGGTCGGTGACCGTACACTTGGTCCCTGCGGTGACCGAAGACGACGTTCCAGATAACATAAACAGATTGTTAGAGGAAATGAACGAGACGTCGAAGGTAATTAAGATAGTTAACAAGATGAAAGGCTCGGTAGAGAAGCTCGCAAAGGAGTATGACGTAGTGTTCAACGACTACCCGGTCCCCTCGTGGGCTACCTATTACACGTATCAGCACTTGCTCTCCACTACTAGCTCTTGGATAAACTTGCTTTCCGACAGCAACCCTAACATGGTGCAGCTGATAGCTCAGCTGCACCAGAGGTACACTAAGAACATCCCGGTCCTCGGTACCATAATAAACATGGTCCGGCCGACCCCGGAGGAGTTTAACAAGGCGAAGGAGTACGCCTTGGAGCTCTGCAAGGAGGTGAACGGGCGGGTAGCGATGGCCATACCCTTCGACGGCAAGCTTTACGACGTCTTCGCGGAGAGCCTAGCCTCTCCGGCCTCTTTGAACTACCCCCAGAGTCCAGCCCCGCGCTCTCCATAA